From Hymenobacter sediminicola:
TTTCCGGGCGAAAAAGCCGTGTACCTCGACTACCGCACCGACCTCACGCTGGAAGCCAAAGGCGACTCGGTAGTGGTGCTGGCCCGTCACCACCAGGACATGCTGCACCTCGATGCGCAATCGGTGGCGTACGTCAATGACAAGGTGTTCAACTCGCACTTCAGCCGCCTGCAGAAGCTGGATGCCCGCACCATGGTGCCCAGCGGCAACAGCTACAAAACCGTGAAGGTGACCGACTACAAGGAGAAGTTCGAGCTGCAGTCGGGCATTTTCTACGATGATACGCGTTCCACTACTTGGACCTTTCCAGCCGTAGCGCCCGGCGCCCGCACCGTCACGGATTACACCGTGCGCCACCCCGATCCGCGCTTCCTCAACCCGTTCTACTTCGGGTCTTACGTGCCCGTGCGCCACGCCGAGCTGACCATCACGGCCCCGCGCAATATCAAAATCAGCCACCGCCTATTCCACACCGAAGGGCTCAATATCAACTTCAGTAAGCAGGAAAAAGGCAACACCGTCACCTACCGCTGGACCTCCGACAACCTGCCCAGCCCCCCGCGCGACTCCGACGGCCCCGAGGCCGCCTACTACCTGCCGCACCTCGTGTATTTTGTGGAGGAAGTGCCTTCTGCTGATGGGCAGGCCCGCAAAGTGCTGGCCGGTGTGCCGGAACTCTACAACCTGTATTCCGGCTTTGTGAGCAAGCTCGACCCGCAGGAAAGCCCCGCCCTACGCCGCGTGGTAGACTCTTTGGTGGTGAGCGCCAAAACTGAGCAGGACCGGGTGCAGCGCGTGTACTACTGGGTGCAGGACAACATCCGCTACGTGGCCTTCGAAAACGGCATGGGCGGCTTTATTCCGCGCGACGCCGGGGCCGTGTACGCCAAGCGCTACGGCGACTGCAAGGATATGGCCAACCTCACCCGCGAGATGCTGCGCATGGCCGGCGTGAAATCCTACCTCACCTGGATTGGCACCCGCGACCTGCCCTACCGCTACTCCGAGCTGGCCACGCCCGGCGTCGATAATCACATGATTACAACCTACGAGGCCAGCCCTGGCAAGTACGTTTTCCTCGACGCCACCAACAAATACATGCCGTTTGGCATGCCCTCGGCCTTTATTCAGGGCAAAGAGGCCTTGATGGCTATTGACGGCAAAAACTGCAAAGTGGTGGATGTACCCATCATGAGCCAGGACCGCAGCCCCGTGTCCGACGTGTCGGCGCTGACGCTGGACGACAAGGGCGGGCTGCGCGGCAAAGGCAGCCTCAAGCTGGCCGGCTACCCTAAGGTCATGCAGAGCTACGCCCTTGACGGCCTCGACCAGACCGAGGAAACTAAGTACATCAAGGCCCTGCTGGAGCGCGGCAACAACAAGTTCTTCGTCGACAAATACAGCGTCAGTCACCTTGATGCGCGGGACCAGCCGCTCACCATCGACTACGAGTACCGCTTGCAGGACTATGTGCAAAAGCTCGACGACGAAATCTACGTGAACCTGAACTTGGAGCAGCCCTACGCCCACGACCGGATTGACGCCGAAAAGCGCCGCCTGCCCCGCGTAAACGAGTACGCCCACCAGAACCACACCCGCACCGAGCTGGAAATTCCGGCCGGCTACGACGTGGAATACCTGCCGCCTGTTGCCGAAATGACCGACCCCGTGTTCGGCTTCAAGGTGAAGTATGAGCGCCAGGGCAACAAAATCGTGCAGGACAAGCAGGTCTACATCAACTACCTGCTGCTCCAGCCCAAGCAGTTCGCACAGTGGAATGCCGTGGTAGACAAGCTGAACGCCGCCTACCGCGAAACCGTGATTCTAAAGCGGAAGAAGGCCTAAATGGCCGGCTAGTCGCGCTATATTTTCCTTATGACTTTCCTTTCCGCCGCCCGCGCTGCCACGGCCGCGCTGCTGCTCGCCACCGCTGCTACACCCGTCTGGGCCCAGCAGATACCCAAAACGCTGCAATACGCCACCTACAGCTGGGACGCCAAGCGCACCAAGCGCCTGCCCGTCTCGGAAGAGGAGGCCAAACAGCCCGCCCTGGTGCTGCGCGACTTCACGGCCCACGAGTACATGTTCAGTGAGCAGGACAAGGCCATCAAGCTCTATTCCACCGAGCACCGCATTCTACGCGTCAATACCTCCGACGGCATCGAGCGGTTCAACAAAATCTATATCCCGCAGGACGGCGGCCAGCTGCTCTACCTGAAGGCCCGCACCATCAGCCCGCGCGGCGAAGTGGTAGAGGTGAACGAAGGCAGCATCAAGGAACTGAAGGATGAAGACGGTGGCCGCGGCTTCAAAATTTTCGCGGTGGAGGGCGTGGAGAAAGGCTCCGAAATTGAGTATTTGTTTCTGCGCGAGCGGCCAGCCAAGTTCTTCGGCCGCGACTACCTGCAGAGCACCGTTCCTACCCGCGACGTGTCGTTTGAGCTGATTTCGCCCGAGGCCCTCACCTTCGATACGCGTGTGTATCATGGCCCCGCCGCCTCGCCCGATACAGTTATTGCCGGCAAGCACCATATCAGAATGAAGCTGGCCAGCGTGCCTGCCGCCCGCGAGGAGACTTTCGCGCAGAGCAGCGCCGAGCGGATGCGCGTGGAATACAAGCTGGCCTACACCGCCCAGCGCGGCCGCACCCGCCTATTCACGTGGGCCGATGCCAGCCAGTATCTGCACGGCACCATCTACACCCTGGCCAAAGACGAAACCAAGGCCGCCGACAAAGTCCTGCGCGACGCCAAGCTGCCCGCCAGTGGCGACTTAGCCAGCCGAGTTCAGGCCCTGGAAAACTACCTCAAAACTAGCTTCAACATAACCGAAGGCGGCGAGACCAATCTGAGCCGGATTGCGGCCACCAAAAACGCCTCCGAGCTGGGCATGACCCGCCTGTTTGTGGCCCTGCTGCGCCGCCTGAACATCGAGCACGAGCTGGTAGTTACCACCGACCGGAGTGACGTGGTGTTCGACGACACGTTTGACACCTGGAACTACCTTGACAACTACGCCCTCTATTTCCCGGAAACCAAGCAGCTGCTGGCTCCCGCCCGCCCCGATTTCCGCTATGGCATGGTGCCGCCCGGCTGGACGGCCAACAAAGGCCTGTTCATACGTACTGTAAAGCTGGGCTCCACTGAATCGGCGGTAGGTGTGGTGCGCGACGTCCCGACGCTAGCCGCCGAGCAGAGCCCCAACGACCTCGACATCAAGGTGAAATTTGCGCCGGAGCTGGATAAGGCTTTCGTGGATATCCGGCAGGTGCTGGGCGGCTACCATGCGCAGGCCATCCAGCCGTTCTACTCCCTGATTCCGGAGGAAAAGCGCACGGAGGTGATGCAGTCGTTGGTGAAAGGCAACGTGCCCGACGCCACCTTCAAAAGCGTGAAAGTAACCAACGGCGAGGCTGGCCTGAGCCCGCTCAGCAAGCCGTTTCTGGTAGATGCCAGCGTAGAATCGGCGGCGCTGCTCAACAAAGCCGGCCAACGTTACCTGTTCAAAATCGGAGATTTGCTGGGGCAGCAGTCGGAGCTGTACCAAGCCGAGGCGCGCCAGTACGATGTGGAAAACGACTTCAACCGCCGCTACAACCGCGTCATCACGCTGGAGCTGCCTGCCGGCTACCAGGTGCGCAACCTCCAGGACCTGAACGCCGACGTGAAAGCCGGCTCCGATGCCAAAGACCCGCTCTACTATTTCAACTCGAAGTATGCTGTGCAGGGCCAGACCGTGACGGTCACCATCACGGAAGCCTACCGCCAGATTCGCTGGCCTAAGAAGGATTTCGAGGCCTTCCGCGACGTGGTAAATGCCGCCGCTAACTTCAACAAAGTGGTGCTGGTACTGGAAAAGAAGAGCTAGACCGACTTCTCAGGCATCCAAGCCGCCCCACGTTCCCAGAGCGTGGGGCGGTTTGCGTATCACGGCCCAGGAAAGCGTAATGAAAATGCTCGGCATGCCGAATAATTTATGTTCTTTGTAAGCTTCACGCTCCAACGCTAGCCGCCATGAACCAGCCCGCCGCCACTCCCGCGCCTCTCGCCGATACCGCTGCTGCAGCGGCGTTCCGGCGCACTATTTCCAGCCCGCTGAAACTGCGCCTATTTATGCTGCGTAGCCTGCCAATGGCGTATTTGGCGGGGCTGCGGCTACGCGAAATCACACCGGCGCGGGCGGTTATCACGGTGCCGTTTAAGTATCTCACCCAGAATCCGTTTCGCAGTATCTATTTCGCCTGCCTAAGTATGGCGGCCGAAATGGCCAGCGGCATTCTGGCCATGATGAATATTCAGGGCCAGGGGCGCGTTTCGATGCTGGTGGTGGGCCTGGAAGCCGAATTCACGAAGAAAGCCGTGGGCCTGATTGCCTTTACTTGCGAAGACGGCCTCCGTATTGCGCAAGCCATTGCCGACAGCCGCGCCAGCGGCGAAGGTCGCACCGTAGTCTGCACCAGCACCGGTGTAGACGAAGCCGGCGACACGGTGGCTGTATTTCGTATCACGTGGTCGTTCCGGGCGAAGTAAATGGGTAGCTCTTTAGTTCACTTAAATATGCTTTCTGATGAAGACTATTCTATTGTTGGCTGTGGCCGTTCTGCTTCACGTCTCAGTTGCGCAGGCCTGTTCCTGCGTCACTACGGGCAAATCTGAACGGCAGAAAATTGCGGATGCCTACCGGCAGGATGCGCTAATTTTCGTGGGCCGGGTGGTCAGAGTCGATACGGTAACTACTACCGATACCGTGCGGGTTTCGGACACGGGGCCCGCCGCACAGCAGTTCCAGCTTATCCGGCGCGAGAAACTGCGCTACACGTTTGCCGTTGCGCGGCAGTTCAAAGGAACGCCTGCGGGCCCCACCGTGCTGGTAGCCAGCGAAACCTCCAGTGCCGCGTGCGGCAAGCAGTTTGCGGTAGGCTCCGAGCAGCTAGTCTACGCGTTTCTGGTGACGCAAAAAGAATCAGTTTATGGCGGCGAGCTAGAGGATATCACGCCGTATTATGCCACCAGCCTCTGCAACCGCAGCCAAGAACTGAAATCCGTGAAGCGGGCC
This genomic window contains:
- a CDS encoding DUF3857 domain-containing transglutaminase family protein; the protein is MKANKWSGGALALLLWIGFTLPLAYAQQPTQLVAEMQAKFPGEKAVYLDYRTDLTLEAKGDSVVVLARHHQDMLHLDAQSVAYVNDKVFNSHFSRLQKLDARTMVPSGNSYKTVKVTDYKEKFELQSGIFYDDTRSTTWTFPAVAPGARTVTDYTVRHPDPRFLNPFYFGSYVPVRHAELTITAPRNIKISHRLFHTEGLNINFSKQEKGNTVTYRWTSDNLPSPPRDSDGPEAAYYLPHLVYFVEEVPSADGQARKVLAGVPELYNLYSGFVSKLDPQESPALRRVVDSLVVSAKTEQDRVQRVYYWVQDNIRYVAFENGMGGFIPRDAGAVYAKRYGDCKDMANLTREMLRMAGVKSYLTWIGTRDLPYRYSELATPGVDNHMITTYEASPGKYVFLDATNKYMPFGMPSAFIQGKEALMAIDGKNCKVVDVPIMSQDRSPVSDVSALTLDDKGGLRGKGSLKLAGYPKVMQSYALDGLDQTEETKYIKALLERGNNKFFVDKYSVSHLDARDQPLTIDYEYRLQDYVQKLDDEIYVNLNLEQPYAHDRIDAEKRRLPRVNEYAHQNHTRTELEIPAGYDVEYLPPVAEMTDPVFGFKVKYERQGNKIVQDKQVYINYLLLQPKQFAQWNAVVDKLNAAYRETVILKRKKA
- a CDS encoding DUF3857 domain-containing protein, translating into MTFLSAARAATAALLLATAATPVWAQQIPKTLQYATYSWDAKRTKRLPVSEEEAKQPALVLRDFTAHEYMFSEQDKAIKLYSTEHRILRVNTSDGIERFNKIYIPQDGGQLLYLKARTISPRGEVVEVNEGSIKELKDEDGGRGFKIFAVEGVEKGSEIEYLFLRERPAKFFGRDYLQSTVPTRDVSFELISPEALTFDTRVYHGPAASPDTVIAGKHHIRMKLASVPAAREETFAQSSAERMRVEYKLAYTAQRGRTRLFTWADASQYLHGTIYTLAKDETKAADKVLRDAKLPASGDLASRVQALENYLKTSFNITEGGETNLSRIAATKNASELGMTRLFVALLRRLNIEHELVVTTDRSDVVFDDTFDTWNYLDNYALYFPETKQLLAPARPDFRYGMVPPGWTANKGLFIRTVKLGSTESAVGVVRDVPTLAAEQSPNDLDIKVKFAPELDKAFVDIRQVLGGYHAQAIQPFYSLIPEEKRTEVMQSLVKGNVPDATFKSVKVTNGEAGLSPLSKPFLVDASVESAALLNKAGQRYLFKIGDLLGQQSELYQAEARQYDVENDFNRRYNRVITLELPAGYQVRNLQDLNADVKAGSDAKDPLYYFNSKYAVQGQTVTVTITEAYRQIRWPKKDFEAFRDVVNAAANFNKVVLVLEKKS
- a CDS encoding DUF4442 domain-containing protein, with amino-acid sequence MNQPAATPAPLADTAAAAAFRRTISSPLKLRLFMLRSLPMAYLAGLRLREITPARAVITVPFKYLTQNPFRSIYFACLSMAAEMASGILAMMNIQGQGRVSMLVVGLEAEFTKKAVGLIAFTCEDGLRIAQAIADSRASGEGRTVVCTSTGVDEAGDTVAVFRITWSFRAK